The following DNA comes from bacterium.
TCCGCAGTCCCGCTCGTCGAAGCAGCAGAACGTTAAGTAGCGCGGCAGAAAGCCGCTGGAAAAGGTATGAAAAAGTTCTTAAGTTCAGTATCACTAGCAAGTCTCTTTCTTCCCGGCGTTATTGCTGCTGAAAGTATCGAATCCTACGTGAACCGCATGATCGATAGCGCGAAAGAAGGGAATGGTACGGTCATTATCGAGAATCATTCTTCGGTCTCAACCGGCGGTCAGGTCGCGGGTGCAGGGCAGACGGTAACGACGGGTGATGTGAGCGCGTCATCGCATACCGAGACCCGCATCAATGCCGGAGAAAACGGCGGGACGGTCTACGTGAAGACCGAGACGAAGCGTAATGGCGAAGTCGAGAAGAGCGAAGAGTACACGAAGAAGGTGGAACCGAATCAGCCGGTCAAGGTGAATGTCTCAGCAAAGGCCGATGCCGAAGGCTCTGAAGTGGAGACTGAAATCCAAGGGGAAGTGATGGATGAGCATTCAGTCTCTTCGGAAGACGAAGAAGCATCAGTGACTGCCATTGCACGCTTCGAGGCCGCGCTCGCTTCCGTGCCGACGTTCTTCAAGAAGGTATTCAGCTTCGTGAAGTTCTGGTAACGGATTTTCTGGCATAATACGTGCATGCGACGCCGTAAGGCATCTACGAAGCGCGATGCAAGCTCGTTCTCGCCGCGTTTCCTTAAGAACAGCACCTATATCGCGACGACCGCGCTCGTCGTCTGTCTCTTCGTCGCGGCAGGAGCGGTGGACCGTATCGTCAAAGAGCTCGGGTCTCCGTATGTCGCGGCAGTCATTTCCGCGGTACTGGTTGATCTGGCAAATGACGATCGCTCCGAGCTCGCACTGCCGGAACTCACGACGAACCCGCTTCTCACTGCCGCTGCACAGGCAAAGGCGGATGACATGGCCGCAAAGGGCTATTTCTCGCATTCCACGCCCGAAGGCTACGATTCGTGGCACTGGTTCAAACAAGTGGGGTATGACTATCGTTTCGCGGGGGAGAATCTCGCCGTGAACTTCTCGGATTCAGCTGATGTGGAGGCGGCATGGATGGCTTCTCCCACGCACCGTGACAACATCATCAGTCCGCGCTACACGGAAATCGGTATCGCGACGGCTGTCGGTATGTATCAGGGCAGGGAAACGGTATTCGTCGTGCAGATGTTCGGTATGCCGAAGGGTGCCGCGGCGGCGACTCCATCAGTGACGCCTGCGGAGATTGCTGCTGTACCTGTAGAAGTTCCTGACGTCCTTGGCGAAACCACCGTCGTTGCGCCGTACGAAGATGAGCCTGTCGGTGCGCTCGCTGAGCAGGACGGCGACGCATCGGTGATCGTCGCCCAAGATGAGATCCCGTTCTGGGCGTATCTCGTTGCGCAGCCGAAGCGGACGCTGCAGTACGCGTACTACATCATCGGACTTCTCATCCTCTTTGCGCTCTTCTTCGATGTGGAATGGGAGATCAAGCACCACCACATGAAGCACGCTATGAAAGCCGGCGCCGTCTTGGGGACGATGTCCATGCTGTTCGTTGTGGCTGATTGGGTCTTCTTCGCGGAGCCGGTTTTGGCGGTCTTAGGCAGTTTCTTGTAGATATCCACTGGCGTTTCTTTGCCTTCATGAAGTAGGAGTACAATCCGCTCATGCAGGTGGGTATCGCTCACGCTGTCGGGGGACTCCTTTTCATACTCCTTATCGCAGGCGGCGCCTTCAGTGTGGGCTCGAAGTGGTCCCATGAGGAGTCGCATACCGCGAGTGCAGCATCCACACAGGAAGAAGAGGGGGCGGTTGCTTCAAGTACGGAAGAAGACAGCAGCGAAACTGCCGCACAACGCGAACTCTACGACGTCGTGAAGGTTATCGACGGCGACACGATCACGATCAAGCTTGGAGAGAAGAACGAAACGATACGCCTCATCGGATTGGATACGCCGGAGACGAATGATCCGCGCACCGGTGTGCAGTGCTTCGGCAAAGAGGCGACGGCGAAATTGAAATCCGTCATCGGCAAACGTGTTGCGATCGAGAAAGACGCAGGGGAAGGCGAGCGTGATAAGTATGATCGTCTCCTGGCGTATGTGTATTCAGAAGAAGGACTTCTTGTGAATAAATACCTCATCGAGCAAGGCTATGCCTACGAATACACCTACGACGACCCGTATAAATACCAGAAGGAATTCAAGGCGGCTCAAGTAGATGCCAAGGCGAAACAGCGAGGTCTCTGGGCGCCCAATGCGTGTCCTGAGCCCAAGAAAGCTGCTCCAGCGACCAAAGCGTCCGTACAGACCGCTGCAGCTGCGGTGGTGGTTCCTGAGGTGAAGCCCGAGCCAGAGAACAAGGTCGAGGAAAAGAAGCCAGAACCGGAGCCTGAGAAACCAAAAGAAGAGCCAAAGCAAAAGGAGCCTGAACCAGAACCTGAAGATGAGGAGGAACAACCCTCAGGCTCGTACACCTGCTCGAGCAATAAATATAACTGCACGCATTTCAAGACGCAGGCAGAGGCGCAGGAGGTTTTCGATCAGTGCGGTGGTGCGGACAACGACGTCCACAAGCTCGACAACAATAAAGATGGGGAAGCGTGCGAGAGCCTACCGTAAAAGCTTGTCGATAAGCTTCTCGGTTTCCTCCGGACCGCTGGTCGCGTAGGTCTGGATTCCGGTCGGGATGACGGTGGCGTCATTGCCGCCTTCGTAGAATGCGTCGCCGATGAAGAGCATCTCCGATGCCGGTATCTTAAGCTCATTGGAGAGCCATTCGACGCCGTATGCCTTGCTGATGCCTTTGCGCACCATATCGATGGTCGTGCGTCCCGCGATGAGTACGTCATACGCGGGTGCTTTTTCGCGAAGGAGCTGGGCGAGTCGCGGTCGCTTCGTGAAATCGGGATCCCACGCGGTCTTTTCTTCCTTGGTTGCATCATGTCGGAAGGCTGCAAAGGAGACGGAGGTTCCACGATCGATGACGCGGAAATCAGCTTCACCATCGAAAAGGTCGAGCTCGTTGGCGGCTTCGGTGATCGTGTTCCTCAGGAATTCACGCTCGTTTTCTTCAAGGGGTATCCCATATTTCTGCTCCCAGCGACCATGTATCCATTCGTCGGCGCGTGAGCCGTTGTCCGAAAAGACGTAGAAAGGGATACGGAGGTGCTCAGGCATGTGATTCATCACATCGCGCTCGAGCCTGCCGAACGTAGCTCCCGACATGATGGCAACCGGCATCGTATCGGCCAAACGGTAGAGCTTTTCCATGACGCGCACTTCCGGCTTCTGGAAGCTCTCGGCGAGCGTATCGTCGAGATCGAAGATGATCGCTTTCGGTTGCATCGCAGGAAGTGTAGGCGATTTCTGAGCGCCGACTTTGCGCATCTTCCAGACATGGTGGGCGAGCGGAAGCATGGTGATTGCGATGATCGCGAGAACGATGTATTCCAGCGAGTGCTCGATATCGGGAATCGCTTCTCCGAGGAAGTATCCCGCAAGCGTAAAGCCGCCTCCCCAGAGCAGTGCACCGAGCACGTTGTAGAAGAGGAAGGTGGAATAGTTCATGCTTCCTACTCCCGCAAGGATCGGGGCGAACGTACGGACGATAGGAACGAATCGCGCCAGAAGGATGGTCTTCGCTCCGTGCTCCTCGAAGAATGCTTTGGTCTGGAGGAGGTGTTCCTGCTTCAAGAAGCGCGAATTCTTGCGGCGATAGAGTGCCGGACCGACCCATGCGCCGAACCAGTAGCCGATGGTGTCTCCCAGTGTCGCGGCAACGATGACCGTCGCAAGTAGTATCCAGATGCTCAGTATCCCTTGCGACGCGAGGAGTCCCGCGGTGAAGAGCATCGAGCCTCCCGGGAGATAGATCGCGAAGAAGAGGCCTGATTCAGCCAGAATGATGGCGAAAATGCCCGGATAGCTGATGACCTGGATGGCTTCGACGAGATCGATTCCGAAAAACATGACGCTTCAGTATGACTGATTTTTGGCTGATTTCCAAGCTTTTTCAGCCTATACGAACTTATTCGGGATCGGGAACTTCTTGCAGAGCTTCTCGACTTCCTTCTTGATGGCCGCGAGCTTCTTCTTGTCAGAACGGTTCTCCAGGGCATCGATCATCCACTCAGCGACCTGGGTGCATTCCTTTTCCTTGAGGCCGCGGGTGGTGATGGCAGGGGTGCCGAAACGGATGCCGCTCGGGTCGAGTGGTCCGCGCGTATCATCGGCGATGGAATTCTTATTAAGCGTGATACCGACGAGGTCGAGAACGTGTTCCGCCTCCTTTCCGGTAACGCCGAGGCTGCCAGAGACGTCCGCGAGCAGAAGGTGATTCGAGGTGCCTCCGGTGATAAGGCGTACACCGCGCTTCTTGAAGACGGCCTCCATCGCTTTCGCGTTCTTCAATACCTGCTTTGCGTAGGATTTGAACTTCGGCGAGAGCGCTTCTCCGAAAGCAACGGCTTTCGCGGCGACGGCATGCATGTGCGGACCGCCTTGGAGACCCGGGAAGACGGATTTATCGATCTTCTTGGCGAGTTCTTCATTATCGCGCACGAGGATGAGGCCACCACGCGGACCGCGGAGGGTCTTGTGGGTCGTGGAGGTCATGATGTCGAAGCCGTAATCGAACGGATTCTTCGCCGCCTTCCCGGCGATAAGGCCAGCGATGTGCGCGATATCCATGACGGCAAGCGCACCGACTTCGCGGGCGATCTCGACGAACTTCGCGTAGTCAAGCTCGCGTGGATACGCTGAGAAGCCGGCAAGGATGATCTTCGGCTTTTCCTTCTGCGCGACGTTACGCATCTCGACGAAATCGATAGCGCCGCTCGCGGGATCTGCCATCTTGTAGCGGACGAAACGGAATATCTTCGTGAGGTAGGTCACCGGGTGTCCATGCGTGAGATGTCCGCCGTGGGAGAGATCCATGCCCATGATCGTGTCACCCGGCTCCAAGAGGGCGAAATACATCGCGATATTCGCATTCGCGCCGCCGAGCGTCTGCACGTTGGCGTACTTTGCTTTGAAGAGCTTCTTTGCACGCTCGATGGCAAGCTTCTCCACCGCATCGGTGAATTCCTGACCACCGTAATAACGGCGTCCCGGATAGCCCTCGGAGTATTTGTTGGTAAGGATGGAGCTGTTTGCCTCACGGACCGCCTTCGAGACGTAATTTTCAGACGGGATGAGTTCGAGTCCGATTGATTGGCGCTTTTCTTCGCCCTGAAGGGCGTTATAGACCTGCTTGTCTTGCTTCTTGATGAATGGGTAGAGTTCCACCCCGTTAGAGGCAGGTCGCGGTCCGTTCTTTGTGGTTCGTGATGTCATAGCTTACTTTGTTCCGTAGGGGCGAGCGGTTACTTTGAAAGGAGCGACCGCGGCCTCTAACGGAGTTCCATACGATGAATCGTTAAGGGAATAAAGACGTATGGAAGGTAGCTAGATCATAGTGTCATCGGTTGTCGCCGCTTCCTTTAATCATATCGCGTGCGTAGCGGTCTTCCAATTTTTTGATATTGGCCTTTGCTGCCTCTGAAAAGGGGAATCCCAAAGCGCTTGAAAGCTGTGAGAGGTACCACAGCACATCGCCGATTTCCTTCTTTACTGCCTCCCGGCGCTCTTCGGTGACTTTGCCATCGTCGTCCCTGATGATCTTCTTGAGCTTCTCGACGAGCTCCCCGGATTCTCC
Coding sequences within:
- a CDS encoding serine hydroxymethyltransferase; the protein is MTSRTTKNGPRPASNGVELYPFIKKQDKQVYNALQGEEKRQSIGLELIPSENYVSKAVREANSSILTNKYSEGYPGRRYYGGQEFTDAVEKLAIERAKKLFKAKYANVQTLGGANANIAMYFALLEPGDTIMGMDLSHGGHLTHGHPVTYLTKIFRFVRYKMADPASGAIDFVEMRNVAQKEKPKIILAGFSAYPRELDYAKFVEIAREVGALAVMDIAHIAGLIAGKAAKNPFDYGFDIMTSTTHKTLRGPRGGLILVRDNEELAKKIDKSVFPGLQGGPHMHAVAAKAVAFGEALSPKFKSYAKQVLKNAKAMEAVFKKRGVRLITGGTSNHLLLADVSGSLGVTGKEAEHVLDLVGITLNKNSIADDTRGPLDPSGIRFGTPAITTRGLKEKECTQVAEWMIDALENRSDKKKLAAIKKEVEKLCKKFPIPNKFV
- a CDS encoding HAD-IIB family hydrolase, producing the protein MFFGIDLVEAIQVISYPGIFAIILAESGLFFAIYLPGGSMLFTAGLLASQGILSIWILLATVIVAATLGDTIGYWFGAWVGPALYRRKNSRFLKQEHLLQTKAFFEEHGAKTILLARFVPIVRTFAPILAGVGSMNYSTFLFYNVLGALLWGGGFTLAGYFLGEAIPDIEHSLEYIVLAIIAITMLPLAHHVWKMRKVGAQKSPTLPAMQPKAIIFDLDDTLAESFQKPEVRVMEKLYRLADTMPVAIMSGATFGRLERDVMNHMPEHLRIPFYVFSDNGSRADEWIHGRWEQKYGIPLEENEREFLRNTITEAANELDLFDGEADFRVIDRGTSVSFAAFRHDATKEEKTAWDPDFTKRPRLAQLLREKAPAYDVLIAGRTTIDMVRKGISKAYGVEWLSNELKIPASEMLFIGDAFYEGGNDATVIPTGIQTYATSGPEETEKLIDKLLR
- a CDS encoding nucleoside triphosphate pyrophosphohydrolase family protein produces the protein MDFDEYERLASRTAIFNDSQRLYRLYDLGLGVAGESGELVEKLKKIIRDDDGKVTEERREAVKKEIGDVLWYLSQLSSALGFPFSEAAKANIKKLEDRYARDMIKGSGDNR
- a CDS encoding thermonuclease family protein, coding for MQVGIAHAVGGLLFILLIAGGAFSVGSKWSHEESHTASAASTQEEEGAVASSTEEDSSETAAQRELYDVVKVIDGDTITIKLGEKNETIRLIGLDTPETNDPRTGVQCFGKEATAKLKSVIGKRVAIEKDAGEGERDKYDRLLAYVYSEEGLLVNKYLIEQGYAYEYTYDDPYKYQKEFKAAQVDAKAKQRGLWAPNACPEPKKAAPATKASVQTAAAAVVVPEVKPEPENKVEEKKPEPEPEKPKEEPKQKEPEPEPEDEEEQPSGSYTCSSNKYNCTHFKTQAEAQEVFDQCGGADNDVHKLDNNKDGEACESLP